The following are encoded in a window of Calditrichota bacterium genomic DNA:
- a CDS encoding endonuclease/exonuclease/phosphatase family protein: protein MLPRGSQVRGLTLPGALAIALTLSCVGCGLLGLGRDLEGLELGLMTFNIRHGTADDGPNSWPQRRHLVVQLLQQNGADVVGLQEALHFQLQEICQALPHYACVGVGRDDGAEAGEFAALLYRKDRLAVEESGTFWFSDTPEVPGSMSWGNQIPRICTWARLRHRRTCMAFSVFNVHLDHVSQRSRERSVQLLAERISMHSPTAPVFVLGDLNAGPHNPVVAFLKGSAKLATDEGGQVSNPFPLVDTYRAIHADTSAIGTYHAFTGDRSGAKIDYIFAAPGVNVKDAHIDHTSAHGRYPSDHFPVTARVVVPLARER from the coding sequence ATGCTGCCCCGTGGTTCTCAAGTTCGCGGACTGACGCTGCCGGGAGCCCTCGCCATCGCCCTTACGTTGAGCTGCGTTGGGTGTGGCCTGTTGGGCCTTGGGCGAGACCTGGAAGGGCTGGAGCTGGGCTTGATGACGTTCAACATTCGCCATGGTACCGCCGACGATGGGCCTAACAGTTGGCCGCAGCGGCGCCATTTGGTTGTGCAGCTACTGCAGCAGAATGGCGCCGATGTGGTCGGGCTGCAGGAGGCGTTGCATTTCCAACTCCAGGAGATCTGCCAGGCTCTGCCGCACTACGCGTGTGTGGGCGTTGGCCGCGACGATGGGGCGGAAGCGGGCGAATTTGCAGCGCTCCTCTACAGGAAGGACCGCCTCGCGGTGGAAGAAAGCGGAACCTTCTGGTTTTCTGACACGCCGGAAGTGCCTGGCTCCATGAGCTGGGGCAACCAGATTCCGCGCATCTGTACCTGGGCGCGCCTGCGCCACCGGAGAACATGCATGGCCTTCTCAGTCTTCAACGTCCACCTCGACCATGTGTCGCAGCGATCGCGCGAGCGGAGTGTGCAGCTTCTCGCGGAGAGAATCAGCATGCATAGCCCCACCGCACCGGTGTTCGTGTTGGGCGACCTCAATGCCGGCCCGCACAATCCGGTAGTGGCATTCCTAAAGGGCAGCGCGAAGCTTGCGACTGACGAAGGGGGCCAAGTGAGCAACCCGTTTCCTTTGGTCGATACCTATCGTGCCATCCACGCCGACACTTCGGCCATTGGCACCTATCACGCCTTTACCGGCGACCGCAGCGGTGCGAAGATCGACTACATCTTTGCAGCCCCGGGTGTCAATGTCAAGGATGCGCACATCGATCACACCAGCGCCCACGGCCGGTACCCCTCGGACCATTTCCCTGTGACAGCGCGAGTGGTGGTCCCCCTCGCACGCGAGCGATGA
- a CDS encoding HIT family protein, translated as MAECVFCEIVAGSRPASVVHRDEQCWAFMDIRPVNPGHVLVVPVEHASGLSDLDPEIGAQMFRVAQKVARALRVSGLRCEGVNLHLADGQAAGQEVFHVHLHVLPRYRGDGFGLRFGPDYGRLAARTELDAIANSLQAALLSGR; from the coding sequence ATGGCGGAATGCGTGTTTTGTGAGATTGTGGCTGGCAGCAGACCGGCCAGCGTGGTGCATCGGGACGAGCAGTGCTGGGCGTTCATGGACATCCGGCCGGTGAACCCGGGGCACGTGCTGGTCGTTCCGGTCGAACACGCCTCGGGCCTGTCCGACCTCGATCCGGAAATCGGTGCGCAGATGTTTCGCGTGGCGCAGAAGGTGGCGCGCGCCCTGCGCGTCAGTGGCTTGCGGTGCGAGGGAGTCAATCTGCACCTGGCCGATGGGCAGGCTGCGGGTCAAGAGGTCTTTCACGTGCATCTGCACGTCCTTCCCAGGTACCGGGGGGATGGGTTTGGCTTGCGCTTCGGTCCGGACTATGGCCGGCTGGCGGCACGCACGGAGTTGGATGCCATCGCCAACTCGCTGCAAGCCGCCCTCCTGTCCGGTCGATAG
- a CDS encoding carboxypeptidase-like regulatory domain-containing protein, with translation MPRRHPLCSWLPALGAGVLVVFVPLLVFGGQPPSHAGRFVVSGKVKDASTGQPLPLVNVFIAQSTIGAASDSTGSFHIRGIPEGQFELVASRIGYRAESVLLRMPQDDGRVVDFDLEPTVVEVPAIEVRAEDLGQWREDLERFCHAFLGTSANARQSKILNPEVLGFTRDQQGKVLQASASAPLEIINRGLGYRIHAVLISFSVRGDASHYQTKAQFTQLEPADPEEERAWEQNRLRAYRGSFRHFLNALVNGTTKEEGFSVWRTPKLYSYRQSSYDSRSKQMQLFSPAEDPFTLRLHFPGFLKVVYILEPDEFTQGSYQVSLIKLARDTVLVNLAGYAPEPADLVRYGRWSHDRLAEQLPFDYVPPR, from the coding sequence ATGCCACGTCGCCACCCCCTGTGCTCGTGGCTGCCAGCCCTGGGGGCAGGTGTGCTGGTGGTGTTCGTGCCATTGCTGGTCTTCGGCGGGCAACCTCCGAGCCACGCTGGTCGCTTTGTCGTTTCAGGCAAAGTCAAAGATGCTTCCACTGGCCAGCCGCTCCCTTTGGTGAACGTCTTCATAGCCCAGAGCACCATTGGGGCCGCCAGCGATAGCACTGGCTCCTTCCACATCCGGGGGATACCTGAGGGCCAGTTCGAGCTTGTTGCCTCGCGCATCGGGTACCGGGCAGAATCCGTCTTGTTGCGCATGCCTCAGGACGACGGTCGGGTTGTGGACTTTGACCTGGAGCCGACGGTTGTCGAGGTGCCGGCCATAGAGGTGCGCGCCGAAGATTTGGGCCAGTGGCGCGAAGACCTGGAGCGTTTTTGCCACGCCTTCTTGGGAACAAGCGCCAATGCGCGGCAGAGCAAGATCCTCAACCCAGAGGTGCTGGGATTCACCAGAGATCAGCAGGGCAAGGTGCTACAGGCCTCAGCCAGCGCTCCTTTGGAGATCATCAACCGTGGGTTGGGTTACCGAATTCATGCCGTGCTCATCTCATTCTCCGTGCGTGGTGACGCCTCCCACTATCAGACAAAGGCACAGTTCACCCAGCTGGAACCAGCTGACCCCGAGGAGGAGCGGGCCTGGGAGCAGAATCGTCTGCGCGCCTACCGCGGTTCTTTTCGCCATTTCCTCAACGCACTCGTCAATGGCACCACCAAGGAGGAAGGTTTCTCGGTGTGGCGCACGCCAAAACTCTACAGTTATCGGCAGAGCAGCTATGACAGCAGGTCGAAGCAGATGCAGCTCTTTTCGCCGGCAGAGGACCCGTTCACGTTGAGACTGCACTTTCCTGGATTTCTCAAGGTCGTCTACATCTTAGAGCCGGACGAGTTCACCCAGGGGAGCTACCAAGTGTCGCTCATCAAGTTGGCGCGCGACACTGTGCTGGTGAACCTGGCGGGGTATGCGCCGGAACCCGCTGACTTGGTGCGCTATGGGCGTTGGTCGCACGATAGGCTGGCTGAGCAGTTGCCTTTCGACTACGTGCCGCCACGGTGA
- a CDS encoding carboxypeptidase-like regulatory domain-containing protein, translating to MPEGKCTVYGRVVDAQSGQPLMLVNVFLANTMIGTTTDREGFYRISTVPIGSHELVVSMMGYKVQTVPLRFAAPSTMELNFRLEPRVLQLPAVEVEAPRAKDWERNLNIFIREFLGQTANAQRCRIINPEYLDFAQNRESGVLTATASEALEIVNEALGYRITTVLLRFTFGHGRCEYVVKPMFEELQPRSQEERKEWAKRRLEAYRGSFRHFYQALVRLRLSEEGFAAGAVRSPSEKAYFVYLGKEALQKLFSPGDFPGETKLHFGKYLQVVYYKESDEFSFSPAQTSCLEALTDTVIVYEPGYTGEEGVLVRYGRWARDRMAEALPFDYLPEEK from the coding sequence GTGCCGGAGGGCAAGTGTACCGTGTATGGTCGGGTGGTCGATGCCCAGTCTGGCCAGCCGCTCATGCTCGTCAACGTTTTTTTGGCCAACACCATGATTGGCACCACCACGGACCGGGAGGGCTTCTATCGAATCAGCACTGTTCCCATAGGCAGTCACGAGCTGGTGGTGTCGATGATGGGGTACAAGGTGCAGACGGTGCCGCTGCGGTTTGCCGCACCAAGCACGATGGAGCTCAACTTTCGCCTCGAGCCACGCGTGCTGCAGTTGCCCGCGGTGGAAGTAGAGGCGCCGCGCGCCAAGGACTGGGAGCGCAACCTCAACATCTTCATCCGCGAATTTCTTGGCCAGACAGCCAATGCGCAGCGCTGCCGCATCATCAACCCAGAGTACCTGGATTTTGCGCAAAATAGAGAGTCTGGCGTGTTGACGGCCACGGCGAGCGAGGCCTTGGAGATTGTGAACGAAGCCCTCGGTTACCGGATCACGACGGTGCTCCTCCGCTTCACCTTTGGCCATGGCAGGTGTGAGTACGTGGTCAAGCCGATGTTCGAAGAGCTGCAGCCGCGCAGCCAGGAAGAGCGCAAAGAGTGGGCAAAGAGGCGGCTGGAGGCCTATCGCGGCTCTTTTCGGCATTTCTATCAGGCCCTGGTGAGGCTGCGGCTCAGCGAGGAGGGCTTTGCCGCCGGAGCGGTGCGCTCGCCATCTGAGAAGGCGTACTTTGTCTACCTTGGCAAAGAGGCCTTGCAGAAGCTCTTCTCCCCAGGTGATTTTCCGGGGGAGACCAAGCTGCACTTTGGCAAATATCTTCAGGTCGTCTACTACAAAGAGTCGGACGAGTTTTCTTTCTCTCCGGCGCAAACCTCCTGTTTGGAGGCTCTCACCGATACGGTGATCGTCTACGAGCCGGGGTACACGGGTGAAGAGGGTGTGTTGGTGCGCTACGGGCGCTGGGCGCGGGACCGCATGGCCGAAGCGCTCCCTTTCGACTACCTGCCGGAGGAAAAGTGA
- a CDS encoding PEP/pyruvate-binding domain-containing protein, whose amino-acid sequence MADHDKHIENLIRELKEREKELNCVYRVEQALDDTSKDLEETLREVVKVIPTGWQYPELCQAKIEYEGRVFQTEGYVDSPIAQSVDLVVQDKNVGRVVVSYASEVPKGRYGYFLPEEEKLLRTIADRLAHAILYLELKRLYCKWDRIGDSAAGRESERWRAIVETLRKTDRKLYIYLARKMLRQLCRAGNEPAVRLLHEFGYTEPLADQLQAEDPNRPSQKQSMDRILALSDSVFQIAAEHLSGEQIVLAIERWIREDKAMFFVRVIDNPSSTLSEVINAISRYRLSSSADVELSPANEKGVLVSLIRRLFYEQLEFINVAKQYVTLSDIFALTDRIVYHEESHGHLGGKSAGLFLAERVIRRLEDRYPLLRDVRTPKTWYITSDSLTHFLNYNGLEDVHEQKYKDLEEIRFEYPNLIQIFKHSHFPPRIVNGLSAVLEDLGERPIVVRSSSLLEDRAGAVFSGKYKSLFLANQGSKQARLEALMDAIAEVYASTFAPDPIEYRIEHGLLDFYEEMGIMIQEVVGNRVGDYFLPTFAGVAFSQNEFCWSPRIRREDGVIRMVPGLGTRAVDRIADDYPTLIAPGQPQLRVNTTPDEIVRYSTKRVDLINLRTNTFQTVDFRELVRRHGGEIPGLEWLISLYDGQMLHHPTSLYNVDLGTADIVVTFEGLLRTDFVAQIRTMLAVLREAFGMPVDIEFAHDGRDLYLLQCRPQSRSRGAAPSAIPRDIPKERLLFTANRYVSDGTVPAISHIVYVDPNAYDALADHGQLLQVGRVVGLLNKRLPKRRFILMGPGRWGSRGDIKLGVSVTYSDINCAAMLIEIARRKGNYVPELSFGTHFFQDLVESSIRYLPLYPDDDGVVFNEEFFLHAENQLPVLLPEYAWLAQVVRVIDVAQASGGKLLQVLMNAEEDCAVGLLVEAQEKTPPAGASSRAPARALP is encoded by the coding sequence ATGGCAGACCATGACAAACACATCGAGAACCTGATTCGCGAACTCAAGGAGCGCGAAAAGGAGCTCAACTGCGTCTATCGGGTGGAGCAGGCGTTGGACGATACGTCGAAGGACCTCGAGGAGACTCTGCGCGAGGTTGTCAAGGTCATCCCGACCGGGTGGCAGTATCCTGAGCTCTGCCAAGCGAAGATAGAGTACGAGGGGCGGGTCTTTCAGACGGAGGGATACGTTGACAGCCCCATTGCGCAGAGCGTTGACTTGGTGGTGCAGGACAAGAACGTGGGCCGCGTGGTGGTCTCTTACGCCAGCGAAGTGCCAAAAGGCAGATATGGCTATTTTCTCCCCGAAGAGGAGAAGTTGTTGCGCACAATCGCCGACCGCCTCGCGCATGCGATTCTGTACCTGGAGCTGAAACGCCTCTACTGCAAATGGGATAGGATTGGAGACAGCGCCGCGGGTCGCGAGAGCGAAAGGTGGCGGGCCATCGTGGAAACGCTACGCAAGACGGACCGCAAGCTGTACATCTACCTGGCGCGCAAGATGCTCCGTCAGCTGTGCCGTGCAGGCAATGAACCCGCGGTCAGACTCCTCCACGAGTTCGGCTACACCGAGCCCCTCGCCGACCAACTGCAGGCGGAGGACCCCAACCGTCCCAGCCAGAAGCAGTCGATGGATCGCATTCTTGCGCTCAGCGACAGCGTTTTTCAGATCGCTGCCGAGCACTTGAGCGGCGAGCAGATCGTGCTGGCTATCGAGCGGTGGATCCGGGAGGACAAGGCGATGTTTTTCGTGCGCGTCATCGACAATCCCAGCTCCACCCTCAGCGAGGTCATCAATGCCATCTCACGCTATCGGCTCAGTTCCAGCGCCGATGTGGAGCTTTCCCCTGCCAACGAAAAGGGGGTTCTGGTCTCTCTGATCCGCCGCCTGTTCTACGAGCAGTTGGAGTTCATCAATGTTGCCAAGCAGTATGTGACGCTCAGCGACATCTTCGCGCTCACCGACCGCATTGTCTACCACGAAGAGAGCCATGGCCATCTGGGGGGCAAGAGCGCAGGGCTCTTCTTGGCCGAGCGCGTCATTCGCCGCCTTGAGGACAGGTATCCGCTCCTGCGAGACGTGCGCACGCCCAAGACCTGGTACATCACCTCGGACAGCCTCACGCACTTTCTCAACTACAACGGCCTGGAAGATGTCCATGAGCAGAAGTACAAGGATCTTGAGGAGATCCGATTCGAGTACCCCAATCTGATTCAGATCTTCAAGCATTCCCACTTCCCGCCGCGCATCGTCAATGGGTTGAGCGCAGTGCTGGAGGATCTTGGTGAGCGGCCCATCGTGGTGCGCAGTTCCAGTCTGCTGGAGGATCGCGCCGGTGCAGTGTTTTCGGGCAAGTACAAGAGTCTCTTCTTAGCCAATCAGGGCAGCAAGCAGGCGCGCCTCGAGGCGCTGATGGATGCGATTGCGGAAGTGTATGCTTCCACTTTTGCCCCGGACCCCATCGAATACCGCATCGAGCATGGCCTGCTGGATTTCTACGAAGAGATGGGGATCATGATTCAGGAGGTGGTGGGCAACAGGGTGGGCGACTACTTCTTGCCCACGTTTGCCGGGGTGGCGTTCAGTCAGAACGAATTCTGCTGGTCCCCGCGTATTCGGCGCGAAGATGGGGTCATCAGAATGGTGCCGGGACTTGGCACAAGGGCGGTGGACCGCATCGCCGACGACTACCCGACCCTGATCGCCCCAGGGCAACCGCAACTGCGCGTCAACACCACGCCTGATGAGATCGTTCGCTATTCCACCAAGCGGGTTGATCTCATCAACCTGCGCACCAATACCTTCCAGACCGTGGACTTTCGCGAGTTGGTGCGGCGCCACGGTGGGGAGATCCCCGGGCTGGAGTGGCTCATTTCCCTGTACGATGGGCAGATGTTGCACCATCCGACTTCGCTGTACAACGTCGACCTGGGCACCGCTGACATTGTAGTGACCTTTGAGGGGCTCTTGCGCACCGACTTTGTTGCGCAGATCAGGACGATGTTAGCAGTGCTGCGGGAGGCCTTCGGCATGCCGGTGGACATTGAATTCGCCCATGACGGGCGCGACCTCTATCTGTTGCAGTGTCGGCCGCAAAGCCGGTCCCGCGGTGCAGCTCCTTCGGCGATCCCGCGAGACATTCCCAAGGAGCGATTGCTCTTCACGGCTAACCGCTACGTCTCCGATGGAACAGTGCCGGCCATCTCGCACATCGTGTATGTGGACCCCAATGCCTATGACGCGCTCGCTGACCACGGGCAGCTCCTGCAGGTAGGACGGGTGGTCGGTTTGCTGAACAAGCGCCTCCCCAAGCGACGTTTCATCCTCATGGGACCAGGGCGGTGGGGCAGCAGGGGTGACATTAAGTTGGGTGTGAGCGTCACCTACTCGGATATCAACTGCGCAGCCATGCTCATCGAGATTGCCCGACGAAAGGGCAACTATGTGCCTGAGCTCTCCTTTGGCACCCACTTTTTCCAGGACCTGGTGGAGTCGTCCATTCGCTACCTGCCTCTCTATCCGGACGACGATGGCGTAGTGTTTAACGAGGAGTTCTTTCTCCACGCCGAGAACCAGCTGCCTGTCCTCCTTCCGGAGTACGCGTGGCTGGCCCAGGTGGTGCGCGTGATCGACGTGGCGCAGGCCAGTGGTGGTAAGCTGCTGCAGGTGCTCATGAATGCCGAGGAGGACTGCGCCGTAGGCCTTCTGGTCGAGGCGCAAGAGAAGACGCCGCCGGCCGGGGCCTCGTCGCGTGCACCAGCGCGAGCTCTGCCATAG
- a CDS encoding Glu/Leu/Phe/Val dehydrogenase — protein sequence MKAKGYNPFETAQAQFDKVAEMLQLDQGTKELLRNTQREYHFSIPVRMDSGEVKVFRGFRVVHNDARGPAKGGVRFHPHETIDTVRALAMWMTWKCAVVDIPLGGGKGGVVCDPHHLSMREQELLCRGWVRQVGWDIGPVRDVPAPDVYTNPQHMVWMMDEYETMHAGKYPGVITGKPVGIGGSLGRTEATGYGVVYTVREALKELGIDIKGTTASCQGFGNVAQYAIDLFQKLGGKVIAASYWDEADKAAYTFRRESGLDMQELWPITNRFGAIDKAKAQELGYEILPGDAWIEQDVDILIPAALENQINEATVGKISKRVKLIAEGANGPTTLEADKVIQERGIFLIPDFLANAGGVTCSYFEQVQCNTNFFWTKEEVLQRLDEKMTTAFHAVYELAKRRNLYMRDAAYVISIDRVAQATRMRGWV from the coding sequence ATGAAGGCAAAGGGCTATAACCCCTTCGAAACGGCGCAGGCGCAGTTCGACAAGGTTGCGGAGATGCTCCAACTGGACCAGGGAACCAAGGAATTGCTGCGCAACACGCAGCGAGAGTACCATTTCAGCATTCCGGTCAGGATGGATTCTGGCGAGGTCAAGGTCTTCCGTGGTTTTCGCGTCGTGCACAATGACGCCCGTGGCCCGGCCAAGGGTGGCGTGCGCTTCCATCCCCACGAGACTATCGACACCGTGCGTGCGTTGGCCATGTGGATGACCTGGAAGTGCGCGGTGGTGGATATCCCTTTGGGTGGTGGCAAGGGCGGAGTCGTGTGTGACCCGCACCACCTCAGCATGCGGGAGCAGGAGCTGTTGTGCCGCGGTTGGGTCAGACAGGTGGGCTGGGACATTGGGCCGGTGCGCGATGTGCCCGCGCCGGATGTCTACACCAACCCCCAGCACATGGTGTGGATGATGGACGAATACGAGACCATGCACGCCGGCAAGTACCCTGGGGTAATCACCGGTAAGCCGGTGGGCATTGGCGGCTCCTTGGGAAGAACCGAGGCAACCGGCTATGGCGTGGTCTACACCGTGCGCGAGGCTCTTAAGGAGCTGGGCATCGACATCAAGGGGACGACAGCCAGTTGCCAGGGGTTCGGCAACGTCGCCCAGTACGCCATTGACCTGTTCCAAAAGCTCGGTGGCAAGGTCATTGCCGCCTCATATTGGGATGAGGCCGACAAGGCCGCTTACACTTTCAGGCGGGAATCCGGCTTGGACATGCAGGAGCTCTGGCCGATTACGAACAGGTTCGGGGCCATTGACAAAGCCAAGGCGCAAGAACTCGGCTATGAAATCCTCCCGGGCGACGCCTGGATCGAGCAGGACGTCGACATTCTTATCCCGGCTGCCCTTGAGAACCAGATCAACGAGGCGACTGTCGGCAAAATCAGCAAGCGCGTCAAACTCATCGCCGAAGGGGCGAACGGGCCGACGACGCTTGAGGCCGACAAGGTTATCCAGGAACGGGGCATTTTCCTCATTCCGGACTTTTTGGCAAACGCCGGCGGCGTCACTTGTAGCTACTTCGAGCAGGTGCAGTGCAACACCAACTTCTTCTGGACAAAGGAGGAGGTGTTGCAGCGGCTCGACGAGAAGATGACCACCGCGTTCCACGCCGTGTATGAGCTCGCTAAGCGGCGCAATCTGTACATGCGCGATGCCGCCTACGTCATCTCCATTGACCGCGTGGCGCAGGCCACGAGGATGCGCGGCTGGGTGTAG
- a CDS encoding amidohydrolase: MCCAISVLGLLLAYAGGVEGRQRGAKLSRLSSEIDRLAAEVEEQVIAWRRDFHRHPELSNREFRTAGVVAAELQRLGLEVRTGVAHTGVVALLRGAKDTPVVALRADMDALPVTEELDLPFASRVRTTFRGQEVGVMHACGHDAHMAMLLGTAAVLSRVRADLPGTVKFIFQPAEEGAPEGEQGGAALMIAEGVLENPAPSAIFGLHVFPFPAGTIAYCPGPAMAAVDELRITVKGRQTHGAAPWRGVDPVVVSAQIILGLQTIVSRQINLTEAPAVVTIGSVHGGVRNNIIPEQVELWGTIRSFGEQTREDLHRRITRTATSIAEAGGASAQVQISRGYPVLVNDQNLTERMLPVLHQVSAGGKALQVPPKTTAEDFAYYAQKIPALFFNLGIAPRDANPDTVAENHSPRFFVDESALVVGVRALSHLAASFLEMEASK; the protein is encoded by the coding sequence ATGTGCTGTGCAATCTCCGTGCTGGGTCTATTGCTGGCCTATGCGGGTGGCGTAGAAGGCCGCCAGCGCGGAGCGAAGCTGAGCAGACTCAGCAGCGAGATAGACCGTTTGGCCGCGGAGGTGGAGGAGCAGGTGATTGCCTGGCGACGCGATTTTCATCGCCACCCTGAGCTGTCGAACCGGGAGTTTCGGACGGCCGGGGTCGTGGCCGCAGAACTGCAGCGGCTGGGACTGGAGGTGCGCACCGGGGTGGCGCACACGGGGGTCGTTGCCCTGCTGCGCGGCGCCAAGGACACCCCGGTGGTGGCGTTGCGCGCGGACATGGATGCCCTGCCCGTGACCGAGGAACTGGATCTCCCTTTCGCCTCGCGTGTGCGCACCACCTTTCGCGGCCAGGAAGTAGGGGTGATGCACGCCTGCGGCCACGATGCGCACATGGCAATGCTCTTAGGCACCGCCGCGGTGCTCTCCCGCGTGCGCGCCGACCTTCCCGGCACGGTGAAGTTCATCTTCCAGCCGGCTGAGGAGGGAGCCCCTGAGGGCGAACAAGGCGGCGCAGCGCTGATGATCGCCGAAGGAGTGTTGGAAAACCCCGCCCCCTCGGCCATTTTCGGCCTGCATGTGTTTCCCTTTCCCGCTGGCACGATTGCCTATTGCCCTGGCCCGGCAATGGCAGCGGTGGATGAGCTGCGCATCACCGTGAAGGGGCGACAGACGCACGGTGCTGCTCCCTGGCGCGGCGTGGACCCGGTGGTGGTGAGCGCGCAGATCATCCTGGGTTTGCAGACCATCGTCAGCCGCCAGATCAACCTCACCGAGGCGCCAGCCGTCGTGACCATCGGCAGCGTTCACGGTGGGGTGCGGAACAACATCATCCCCGAGCAGGTGGAGCTATGGGGCACGATCCGCAGCTTCGGGGAGCAGACGCGAGAAGATCTGCATCGCCGCATCACGCGCACGGCCACCTCCATTGCCGAAGCAGGGGGTGCCAGTGCGCAGGTTCAGATCAGCAGGGGCTACCCCGTGCTGGTTAATGACCAGAATCTGACCGAGCGCATGTTGCCGGTGCTGCACCAGGTGTCAGCAGGCGGCAAAGCGCTCCAGGTACCGCCAAAGACCACCGCAGAGGATTTCGCCTACTACGCGCAGAAAATCCCGGCGCTGTTTTTCAACCTTGGTATTGCTCCCCGCGACGCCAACCCGGACACCGTAGCCGAAAACCACTCACCTCGCTTCTTTGTGGACGAGAGCGCGTTGGTGGTCGGCGTGCGCGCATTGTCACATTTGGCAGCGAGCTTTCTGGAAATGGAGGCAAGCAAGTGA
- a CDS encoding methyltransferase domain-containing protein has protein sequence MDFFSLLAPVYDRLIPVADLDALRAHLRLPCAGLLLDVGGGTGRISHRFASLVSGTVVVDRSLAMVRRARRAQRVWAVVADAARLPFRPTTFARVLVVDALHHFADQELAIAELAAVLCRGGRLVVEEPDIERLAVKCLAVGEKLLGMRSRFLSAEKLAFLLASQGLEVSVVRGQSFGIWVNGDRLDAPGQSARPGLV, from the coding sequence GTGGACTTTTTCTCACTTCTCGCGCCAGTGTACGACCGGCTGATCCCGGTCGCTGACCTTGACGCCCTGCGAGCGCATCTGCGCCTGCCCTGTGCCGGGCTGCTGCTGGACGTGGGAGGGGGAACTGGGAGGATCTCGCACCGGTTCGCCTCCCTCGTCAGCGGCACGGTGGTGGTTGATCGCTCGCTGGCCATGGTGCGCAGGGCGCGCCGAGCGCAGCGGGTCTGGGCCGTGGTTGCCGATGCTGCGCGTCTACCTTTTCGGCCCACGACGTTTGCGCGCGTTCTGGTGGTGGACGCGCTCCATCATTTTGCCGACCAGGAGCTGGCAATCGCCGAGCTTGCTGCCGTGCTCTGCCGAGGGGGACGTCTGGTGGTCGAGGAGCCGGACATCGAGCGGCTGGCGGTCAAGTGCCTGGCGGTGGGAGAGAAACTCTTGGGGATGCGCAGCCGCTTTCTTTCGGCCGAGAAGCTCGCCTTCTTGCTGGCATCCCAGGGGCTGGAGGTCAGCGTGGTGCGGGGACAGAGCTTTGGCATTTGGGTGAATGGCGACAGACTGGACGCTCCTGGCCAAAGTGCCCGACCAGGCTTGGTTTGA